DNA from Leucoraja erinacea ecotype New England chromosome 39, Leri_hhj_1, whole genome shotgun sequence:
TGCCCTTTCACTGAGATCTCACAGTGGGTGGGCGCAGGGCTGtacagttccttctgtctctccctctcccctcactcccaatctgaagaagggtcttgatccagagacgttgcctgtcccgctgagttacttactttcgtgtctattttcggtgtaaaccagcatctgcagttccttctcacacatcaTGCCCCTTGGGTATTCCACATgcacgtccctagtgtgtgtaggatagtgttagtgtgaggggatcgctggccggtgtggactcggtgggccgaatggcctgtttccgcgctgcatctctaaactaaacatgggatggacacaaaatgctggagtaactcagcgggacaggcagcatctctggagagaaggaatgggtgacatttcgggtcgagacctttcttcggaaactgcaggtgctggagttaTGCAgagaaacacacaaagtgctggagtagctcaggggggggcaggcagcgtctctgggggacATCGATAGGCGACCTTCTGTACACACGGGGAGATATtggagtttttaagaaggaactgcagatgctggaaaattgaaggtagattgctggagaaacgttgcctatttccttcgctccatagatgctgctgcacccgctgagtttctccagcatttttgtctatctgagATATTGGAGTTGACTAGGGTggatctcagagggcggtggaggcaggttctctggatgctttcaagagagagctagatagcggagtcaggggatatggggagaaggcaggaacggggtactgattggggatgatcagccatgatcacattgaatggcggtgctggttcgaagggccgaatggcctggtcctgcacctattgcctattgaccgTGGGGGCACAGTGAGGCGGAGTGCCGGGTGGTGACCACGGGTCTATTTGCTCGGTGCTGCCCCACAGAGGGCAGGCAGGGGCAGTCGGTTCGGGCACCcggggggtgagtgggtgggtggtctGGGGTTCAATGATCGCCCTCTACACCGTTGAGCGGCAGAGTCTCTGGGATGAGCAGGGCGCTCCTCTTGTCCTGGGCCGAGTCCCCGCGCAAGGAGCGAGTGGCCACCCCGGGCCAGTCCGCCTTCTTCTCCCCCGCCTCCTCCACGGCGGGCGACAGGGACAGTACCGGGTGGTGGAGGGTGAGGGCACCCCGGTAGGTGTGAGCACCCTCGGGCGAGGAGGAGATGTTGGCGAGGGCGGCCGCTGGCGAGAGCCGAGGGGTGGACTCGCTGGCCTGCTGATGGCATGTTCTCTGCAACGATCCAGAACCCGGGATAGACTGGCAACTGGAAGCCAAGATTTCCTGGGAACCCAATCTCGCAGCATCAGAACTGTAGGAGAACAGGTCCCTTCCAACCTCAGAGATATTGATAGTCGACAATGGAGAGGTGTTGAGGACCATCTCTTCCTCCAGTAAGCTTCGAGgagccccctctccctctccctctccgctcCCCGGTTCCACTTTGAGGGTCTCCGCCCCCTCGCCCACTCGGACAAAGTTCTCCACCGCCTCCATACGTCGCGGCCTGGGGTCCTCGGAAAGAAAGTGTATCTGTGTGAGCGGCTTGTGCTCGCTGTAAGGGCCGCAGGAGCACACGGTGGACTGGGTGTCCTGGCACAGGCAGCTGTACATGGAGGCGTCCGACGACACGCTGGTGCGCCGCTTGAGGAGGTGGAAGGGCCGGGCCGGCCGCTGGACATTGCTGGCCGGAGAGGGCGAGGGCGCGGCGGGCAGCAAGCGGCTGAACAGTCGGAGGTGCTGAGAATTCCCCTCCTCGGTCATCTCCTCGATCTCCTCCATCGGCTGGAAGTGCATGTCGTCTTTGGAGATCCTAGAGCAGAGGGCACGCGGTTAAGCGGGCTACACttcatagtttagttcagagatacaggttttttttaacccctgtcccacggtacgagttcattccatgagttctcccgagttttccctgattcgaactcggagatttacggtaatggccactcgtcggtgctCGAAgcgctcgtggacatttttcaacagttGAAAAATctacacgagtcttcccgtgcttacctgccgttagcgagtcttcccgagtgcctgccgttagcgctaagagacgtccccgagccccgacgttcattctccgtgcttaccacgagtttgattttttttttaaactcgggagagctcttggaatgataaAGGAGACCCgatacgtcgcccattccttctctcctgagatgctgcctgtccagctgagttactccagcactctgtgtctgtcacaCAGTTGCAttacagagttagatagagctctagggactagtggaatcaagggatatggggagaaggcaggcacgggttattgattggggatgatcagtcatggtcacaatgaatggcggtgcaggctcgaagggccgaatggcctactcttgcacctattttctatgcttctatgtttctattcctggaCAGGTTGACATGGGTTCAGCACTGTGTCACAGTTACAATgttggacaggacaggacaggacaggtcgaagatagacacaaaatgttggagtaactcagtgggacaggcagcatctctggagagaaggaatgggcgacgtttcgggtcgagacccttcttcagactgagagtcggggggactGGGAGGCATAGAGATattgaagtgtaaggtgtgaaaacacagatcaaagaggACACTCTTCAAGGCAATGTGGACTGGTTcactgccccgctgagttcccacggtagactcacgagtcactacggtaaactcacgggcatCTATGGGGCATCTACGTTCTTACaatgagtttaaaagtttaacatgtttacttcaagagtaaatttgactcgtggaaatctttcatcgcgttgaaagattttcacgagttaacaagtttcccgtgtacctgccgccagcgttacgagttccgacgttcccgctacgttaactctacgtgattaccacgagttttaaactcgggatcactcgtggatggactcgcaccgtgagacagggccaggGTTACAATGGACAAGTTAGGGCGGGTTCTAGCCGGGGTTGGGGTGACAATGTTGGACTGGTTCTACACAGGGTTCCGGGGTTAGACCGAGCCTCGACCGCGTCCTGCAGACTCACGTCATGTCGAAAGTGGATCCCTGGAAGGACGGCTTCTGCAAGACAAACACAGTGGCGGCAGTGTAGGGTGGCCGGGGATTGGACTCGTCCCAGTAGCGATCCTTCTCCATCAGGGGCAGGTCCTGATACATGTCATCCACCGCCATCATTGACACCTGAATGCAACAGTCACAGCTACAGTCAATGCATCCCTGCAAGAGAGGGACACAGCAACTGAGCCCAGCagtggggggcagggaggggggagagactggCAACAAAgaatctcccacccaccccccccccacacacacacccccccccccccatacacacatccccgcaccccacccccactccccatcaccacacacacacacacccccccacgcccacacacccccacccccacccacacacacacaccccccccacccccatccccacacacacacacaccccgcatcccacccccaccctcaccccccacatccccccacccctcatccccacacacacatacacacacacacacacccccaccccccaaccccaccccctctccccatccacacacacacacacacacacacacacacacacacacacacccccacccccacacacacacacacccccacccccaaccccatcccccatccacacacacacacacacacacacacaccccccactcccatttccacccccaccccctagtgtgtgtgtgtgttggatagtattagtgtgcggggatcgctggtcggtgcggtctccaCGCTGTTTCTCGAAACGAAACTAAAGTTGCCGAACGGCCACTGCTCGGCAGCTGACCAGGCCGTTCATCACACACGGGACAAGGCTCTGGGGGCTAGGAACGGCCAGAAACCACCTCTAACAACCCCAGCCATCTGAGCCTGGACTCATCCACCCAGCAGAGGGAgcgattgagttgctgcctcacagcccccagagacccacccgggttcgatcctgattatgggtgctgtctgtacggagtttgcacgttctccctgtgaccgcgtggttttctccgggtgctccggtttccacccatatcccaaagaggtacaagtttgtaggttaattggcttctgaatgctgtaaattgtccctagtgcgtaaggTAGAACTAGTGGACAGGGGTTGCAGGTGggcacggagtcggtgggccgaagggcctgtttccgcgctgtatctctaaactaaacagtttacTGTTATTGGCAGGTCATGTAGGCTGTGTCCCAATTCTAGATGCCCGGGTTTACAGATCCACTCAGGACAGAAGAGCAGTGACATTTCACAGCACGAGTGTGTTGCATGGCACTTCTGCTCATCTTCTGAGCACGAAGACAACTGGAATGCCCATTATCCTGTACTGCCGCTGCAGAAGTGAAGGCACCATCCACACTGAAGGTTCTTCGCCAGCCACCACCAATACCTGAAAGTTCCTATCGATCAAACGGTTTGTTTCAAAATCATCATCGTCTTCTCCAAAGGGATTTATGAGTTGTTCGGCCACCTGTAATCAAAGGCACCCCGTCAcacgagtctggagaagggtctcgacccgaaacgtctcccattccttctctccgggcatgggcggaaatcgcttttaaaacatgggggggacacacacaatgAGGCTTGACATCTAGGACAAGAGTCGTTAACCTACGGCCcgcgggccggatccggcccttaACCCGAAATCattcggcccgcaggcgtattttttcaCCAGttagttttcgcgacctgggaattgcagtcagacctggggcaagcgagccagtcagacctggggcaagcgagccagacctgggaactgtagccagACCTGGGAAcatcaggtcctttggcccaccgagtctgcaccgaccagcaatcaccccgtacactagcaccatccgacacactagggacaatttacaattcacggaagcacttaacctacaaacctgcacgtctttggagtgtggagtaaGCGAGCCGACttaggactggctgtagcgcccaggtcacagaacatggggtgggggggggggggttcccccccccccccccaaaacggggggggagggggggccctgggggcccccccccccccccccccccagagatttccccccagagatgctgcctgacccactgagttactccagctattgtgtccatcttcagtgccagcatctacagttccttcctacactactatCATTTACTGCCgcccatcacttgccagactttgtccagcCCGCCACcactattccagctttctccccccatcccccactacaaccagtctgatgaagggtcccttgttctccagagatgctgcctgacccgctgagttactccagcattttgtgcctaactccATTTTGAAGGGACATGTTGTCGGGGAACCTCACTCTGAATGTGTGCGGATACCCGCATGTATAGAAGGTTATATATACCCGCACGGCAACGTTAACGAACCTCGATTCATAATTAGACCTCAATGTGGCATAATTGGCAtcttccacaagctagggtactgtcccattcacctctaccccattgcggacattggactttgtctgtggaactgatgctctacaatgctgagaactatatcctgcactctgtatcttcccctttgctctatctattgtactgggACTggtcacacctccagattcagagacaatttcttcccagctgttatcaggctgctgaaccatcctaccacaactagagagcggtcctgaactactatctaccccattggagacccccggactatctttgatcggacattactggactttatcttgcactaaacattattccctttatcatgtatctgtacattgtggacggctcgattgtaatcatgtacagtctcgccgctgactggatagcacgcaacaacaagagcttttcgctgtacgatacgatacgatagaacggtATTTAAACCCAGGAGGGAAATCGgatctgccaacattcataatacacaagacacatgaaacatgaaatgaaagtggccagTGGAAAGTCCTggattgggggtgtgcaaagattggacgtgtgtggggggtgggggggggggtccgtctACCCCCcaacagaaggggaggagttatACAATGTAccatggcacatgtgacaataataaattgaactaaactagttGGGACAATGGGCTACCAGGACACTggacaactggacactggacatctGGCtaccactggacactggacaactggacactggacctCTGGACACTGGACATCTGGACACCGGGTTACCAGGACACTGGGCAACTGGACACTGGGCAACTGGACACTGGGTTACCAGGACACTGGACCTCTGGACACTGtgcaactggacactgggcaTCTGGACACCGGGTTACCAGGACACTGGGCCTCTGGACACTGGGCTACCAGGACACTGGACAATTGGACACTGGGCAACTTGACAACTGGACACTGGGCGCTGGACAACTGGACACTGGGCTACCAGGACACTGGGCTACCAGGACACTGGACATCCGGACACTGGGCTACCAGGACACTGGACCTCTGGACACTGGGCTACCAGGACACTGGGCTACCAGGACACTGGACCTCTGGACACTGGGCTACCAGGACACTGGACAACTGGGCACTGGACCTTGGCTACcaggacactggacactggacaactGGACACTGGGCAACTTGACAactggacactgggcactggacaACTGGACCCTTGGCTACCAGGACTGGACACTGGGCTACCAGGACACTGGGCACTGACCACTGGGCTACCAGGACACTGGCCACTGGGCAACTGGCCACTGGGCTACACGGGGTTTCAGAAGGGACACTCACCTTGAGCCAGCCGGCGTAGAAGAAGAACTGTAACAGGGTGAAGACGGGGATGTAGAGGTCGATGTCGTGACCAGCGTAGCCTTGTGCAGGGTCCAGGAACTGGCGGCCGATCAGACAGGTGAGGAAGAAGCTGTAGACGGCGATGGTCACCACCTGCCGAGACCGGGGATGGGGTTAACTGCAGAAGCGGTGTCTGAGGAGttcttgtagtttagtttagagatccagcgcggaaacaacaagcccttcggcccaccgagtccgcaccgaccagcgatccctcgttacatacatagatacaatagacaattggtgcaggagtaggccattcggcccttcgagccagcactgccattcaatgtgatcatggctgatcatccccaatcagtaccccgttcctgccttctccccatatcccttgattccgctagctccaAGAACTTTATCTAGTTCTCTTtataatgcatccagtgaatcggcctccactgccttctgaggcagagaattccacagattcacaactctctgggtgaaaaggttaataagtgagttcggtattccgactgcgcatgcccaggtcataggtcattcgtgataaacattctcggcagctgtgctgctgcgtgTATATgagcctgcgtttcatccgtggtcaggatcgaacccggtgtccggcactgcaagtgctggtgaATTTCTGCTGGAccttccccatccccatccccatcctgagtgtcccatccctgtctgggggtggccggagatgtccgtggtgaccctggactgaggggacaccagcccggagcagtggcggcaCAAGGCTCACAGCCAGCGCGGACcgtcagctgccgagaatgtctctccgccaGTCCAGTCTCTCCCGCTgcctcccactcgcatctgccccctctctctctctgttacaCCCTGCTCACCCACTACCTGGCACCACCGTTCCTcagtttaaatatatttttacacataaatcatgaataaagataagaatttatacccagtttatacagccagcgcttCATTCACTTTTGacttttgacaaatcccatgattccttgcctttttcagaataccgaactcacttttcaacctacagacctgtacgtcattggactgtgggaggaaactaaagacctcggagaaaacccacgcaggccacggggagaacgtacaaactccgtacagacagcacctgtagtcaggatcgtacccgggtctccggcgctgcaagccagtaactctaccgctgcgccactgagtttTTGAACACGACTCCTATCAGTGGCCTCACCTGAGTGTACACGAGTGGAATACTGATCCAGTCGTAGTGAAAGAGAAGGCTGCACTTTGCTCGAAAGGTGTTCAGTTCCTGGTGAAGGCAGAAAAACCACAaagttaacaggcaactgatgTTGTGTaggaagctgaagtaactcagcgggacgggcagcatctctggcgataaggaatgggtgacattccaggtccgggacccttcttcagactgagagtcaggggagagggaactgagagatatgaaaaggtgcatagaacaaattaattaacAATATGCAAAAGGACAGATTGAAGCCAGCAATGAtgttcaaggaaaggtggagcccacaatggtccattgttggctgtgggggagGTGATAAGGAGGTGATACAAACTGAAACCCagcagaaggacagtgaaacttgtACGAcgactaggaaggaactgcagatgctggtttacaccgaagatggctgtacagcatctgtggagagaaggaatgggtgacgtttcgggtcgagacccatcagtatgaagaagggtcctgtggATCAAACCCCACTTTAAAATTGGCATTAACTTtgcccccacagccctctgtggcaatgaattccacggatttgccaccctcttgacgaaagaaactcctcctcatctccttcctaaaagggcGCCCTTTATTCTGAAGTTGTGGCCTCTGGTCTTggactcttatgcccctgtcccacttaggaaccctgaacggaaacctctggagactttgcgccccacccaaggtttccgtgcggttcccggaggttgccggtggttgccggaggttgcaggtagtggaagcaggtagggagactgacaaaaacctccgggaaccgcacggaaaccttgggtggggcgcaaagtctccagaggtttccgttcaggtttcctaagtgggacaggggcattaggcagtgcagtggtacagttgctgcctcgcggCACCAGGGTTTGATGTCTCCCTACCTCCATCAACAACTTGAGCGCGCTGTCATCCTTGATCCGACCTTCCTTGCGCCCCTTGGCCGCCAGGTTGGTGAACCACACGCAGGGGATCCAATACTTGTTGTAAGGAGAATGCAGACTCTCGTACTTCTTGCGTTCATCTCTGGTCATGAACCCTGCAAAACACCAAcacgtgtagcaaggaactgcagatgctggtttacaccgaatatagacacaaaatgctggagtaactcagtgggacaggcagcacctatggagagaaggaatgggcggcattttgggtcgagaccctaattcagactgagcgtcaggggccagggagacacagagataa
Protein-coding regions in this window:
- the LOC129714433 gene encoding bestrophin-2-like isoform X2: MTITYTARVANVRFCSFSKLLVLWKGSIYKLLYKEFLVFSFMYAVLSVAYRFLLLEDQKRYFEKLALYCNHYANLIPMAFVLGFYVTLVVNRWWSQYTSIPLPDRLMCVISGNVHGPDERGRVLRRTMMRYASLSALLILRSVSTAVIKRFPTMDHVVAAGFMTRDERKKYESLHSPYNKYWIPCVWFTNLAAKGRKEGRIKDDSALKLLMEELNTFRAKCSLLFHYDWISIPLVYTQVVTIAVYSFFLTCLIGRQFLDPAQGYAGHDIDLYIPVFTLLQFFFYAGWLKVAEQLINPFGEDDDDFETNRLIDRNFQVSMMAVDDMYQDLPLMEKDRYWDESNPRPPYTAATVFVLQKPSFQGSTFDMTISKDDMHFQPMEEIEEMTEEGNSQHLRLFSRLLPAAPSPSPASNVQRPARPFHLLKRRTSVSSDASMYSCLCQDTQSTVCSCGPYSEHKPLTQIHFLSEDPRPRRMEAVENFVRVGEGAETLKVEPGSGEGEGEGAPRSLLEEEMVLNTSPLSTINISEVGRDLFSYSSDAARLGSQEILASSCQSIPGSGSLQRTCHQQASESTPRLSPAAALANISSSPEGAHTYRGALTLHHPVLSLSPAVEEAGEKKADWPGVATRSLRGDSAQDKRSALLIPETLPLNGVEGDH
- the LOC129714433 gene encoding bestrophin-2-like isoform X1 is translated as MTITYTARVANVRFCSFSKLLVLWKGSIYKLLYKEFLVFSFMYAVLSVAYRFLLLEDQKRYFEKLALYCNHYANLIPMAFVLGFYVTLVVNRWWSQYTSIPLPDRLMCVISGNVHGPDERGRVLRRTMMRYASLSALLILRSVSTAVIKRFPTMDHVVAAGFMTRDERKKYESLHSPYNKYWIPCVWFTNLAAKGRKEGRIKDDSALKLLMEELNTFRAKCSLLFHYDWISIPLVYTQVVTIAVYSFFLTCLIGRQFLDPAQGYAGHDIDLYIPVFTLLQFFFYAGWLKVAEQLINPFGEDDDDFETNRLIDRNFQGCIDCSCDCCIQVSMMAVDDMYQDLPLMEKDRYWDESNPRPPYTAATVFVLQKPSFQGSTFDMTISKDDMHFQPMEEIEEMTEEGNSQHLRLFSRLLPAAPSPSPASNVQRPARPFHLLKRRTSVSSDASMYSCLCQDTQSTVCSCGPYSEHKPLTQIHFLSEDPRPRRMEAVENFVRVGEGAETLKVEPGSGEGEGEGAPRSLLEEEMVLNTSPLSTINISEVGRDLFSYSSDAARLGSQEILASSCQSIPGSGSLQRTCHQQASESTPRLSPAAALANISSSPEGAHTYRGALTLHHPVLSLSPAVEEAGEKKADWPGVATRSLRGDSAQDKRSALLIPETLPLNGVEGDH